One window from the genome of Nicotiana sylvestris chromosome 9, ASM39365v2, whole genome shotgun sequence encodes:
- the LOC104218532 gene encoding uncharacterized protein isoform X1, whose protein sequence is MNDCLIRCCCFTWEGKAGQRVVKIVSDRCKVVAISLPSSALGHKEGCTSPSLQYVCAKARLAQHLDCWSPHLLFNLLFVVLKLKSIHGITRKSINGQKHAISISQSGNQGGNAIKRK, encoded by the exons ATGAATG ATTGCCTGATCAGATGTTGTTGCTTCACATGGGAAGGAAAAGCTGGGCAGAGAGTTGTCAAG ATCGTGTCGGATCGTTGTAAAGTGGTGGCCATCTCTTTACCATCATCTGCCTTGGGACACAAGGAGGGCTGCACTTCTCCATCACTTCAGTATGTTTGCGCAAAGGCGAGACTGGCTCAGCATTTGGATTGCTGGTCACCTCATCTG TTGTTCAATCTTCTGTTCGTTGTTCTTAAACTCAAGTCAATTCATGGAATCACAAGAAAGAGCATAAATGGTCAGAAACATGCAATCTCTATTTCACAATCAG GAAATCAGGGAGGCAATGCTATCAAAAGGAAATAA
- the LOC104218532 gene encoding uncharacterized protein isoform X3, which translates to MIVSDRCKVVAISLPSSALGHKEGCTSPSLQYVCAKARLAQHLDCWSPHLLFNLLFVVLKLKSIHGITRKSINGQKHAISISQSGNQGGNAIKRK; encoded by the exons ATG ATCGTGTCGGATCGTTGTAAAGTGGTGGCCATCTCTTTACCATCATCTGCCTTGGGACACAAGGAGGGCTGCACTTCTCCATCACTTCAGTATGTTTGCGCAAAGGCGAGACTGGCTCAGCATTTGGATTGCTGGTCACCTCATCTG TTGTTCAATCTTCTGTTCGTTGTTCTTAAACTCAAGTCAATTCATGGAATCACAAGAAAGAGCATAAATGGTCAGAAACATGCAATCTCTATTTCACAATCAG GAAATCAGGGAGGCAATGCTATCAAAAGGAAATAA
- the LOC104218534 gene encoding receptor-like protein EIX2 has translation MPSEAANVTKHKYLDLSFNNLNSTIPNWSYRCKDLESLSLQGNNIEGVVSNAISNLSSITRIDLSENILSGKLSNVIGKLSKLGSLDLSGNLFEGELFELFNSRSNFLPAGLRNSSSLTRLYLRDNKLTGTLPESLSQLTILDEFDISNNTLEGVVTESHFTNWTQLRHFFASNNNLTLKVSQKWIPPFQAYRILIGSWNIGPLFPMWLQTQKNIISVDISNGGIQGEVPTWFWKLSSQFQFLDLSHNQFVGEVPTWFWNLSSQFRILDLSHNQFIGEVPIISTPYILLMLLGSNNFYGPLPQVPPDLNGLDLSNNSFSGGLSHLLCETNKNRSYELNILKLEGNDLSGEIPDCWMNWPELIVLNLGDNNLIGGIPRSMEVLSNLLSLDFRRNRLTGPLPSSLANCTKLLKIDLAENEFVGQLPPWLGMRLSKLIILSLSSNRFYGELPLEICYLKGLQILDLANNSFVGTIPRCISNLTAMIAKKKLGKLDLEYFLDVVGPSFREKAMVTTKGNNYQYDKTLALVTSMDMSNNNLCGDIPISFTSLVRLRFCNFSKNHLTGMIPNGIGDMKVLESIDLSKNQLSGQIPQSISSLSTLSFLNLSYNNLSGKIPVGTQLQSFTYSSFQGNELCGLPLLVNCSSGGQIPDVDIEKDESDEDELDWFYIAMSIGFGLSFWGVCSCLLFKRSWRHAYYQFLDSCWESLRVKIQIWEWI, from the coding sequence ATGCCGAGTGAGGCCGCAAACGTAACAAAACATAAATATCTTGATCTTTCATTCAACAACCTCAACTCCACTATCCCGAATTGGTCATATCGATGCAAAGATTTGGAATCACTTAGTCTTCAAGGAAACAATATTGAGGGAGTAGTTTCAAATGCGatttcaaatttgagctcaaTAACTAGAATTGACCTTTCTGAAAATATACTTTCTGGAAAATTATCAAATGTAATAGGAAAGTTATCGAAATTAGGTTCGCTTGATCTCTCAGGAAATCTATTCGAGGGAGAACTATTTGAATTGTTCAACAGTAGGAGTAATTTCCTTCCCGCAGGATTGAGAAATAGTTCTTCTTTGACGAGATTGTATCTAAGAGACAATAAACTGACTGGAACTCTCCCAGAGAGTCTTAGCCAACTCACAATTCTAGATGAATTTGACATCTCTAATAATACGTTGGAAGGTGTTGTAACAGAAAGCCATTTCACCAACTGGACACAATTAAGGCACTTCTTTGCATCTAACAATAATCTGACTTTAAAAGTTAGTCAAAAGTGGATTCCACCTTTCCAAGCCTATCGTATTTTAATAGGCAGCTGGAATATAGGTCCTCTATTTCCCATGTGGCTCCAGACTCAAAAGAATATAATTAGTGTGGACATATCAAATGGTGGAATACAAGGTGAGGTTCCAACTTGGTTTTGGAAATTATCTTCCCAATTTCAGTTTCTCGATCTTTCTCACAAccagtttgttggggaggttccAACTTGGTTTTGGAACTTATCTTCCCAGTTTCGGATTCTCGATCTTTCTCATAACCAATTTATTGGTGAGGTTCCAATCATTTCAACACCTTATATTTTGTTAATGTTATTGGGTTCCAACAATTTCTATGGTCCGCTACCTCAGGTTCCACCCGATTTAAATGGGCTAGACCTCTCGAACAATTCTTTTTCAGGAGGTTTATCTCACTTATTGTGCGAAACAAATAAGAACAGATCCTATGAATTGAATATCTTAAAACTCGAGGGAAATGATTTGTCAGGAGAAATTCCTGATTGTTGGATGAATTGGCCAGAGTTGATAGTTTTAAACTTGGGGGACAATAACTTGATTGGAGGAATACCAAGATCCATGGAGGTTTTAAGTAATTTGTTATCTTTGGACTTCCGAAGAAATAGACTTACTGGTCCATTACCTTCGTCATTAGCAAACTGTACAAAGTTGCTGAAAATTGATTTAGCTGAGAACGAATTCGTTGGACAACTACCACCATGGTTAGGAATGAGGCTTTCAAAATTGATAATTCTTAGCCTTAGCTCAAACAGATTCTATGGTGAATTGCCTCTAGAAATTTGTTACCTCAAAGGTCTTCAAATCTTAGACCTTGCAAACAATAGTTTCGTTGGAACCATACCAAGGTGTATTAGCAATTTAACAGCAATGATCGCCAAAAAGAAGTTGgggaaacttgatcttgagtatTTTCTAGATGTAGTTGGACCAAGTTTTAGAGAAAAAGCAATGGTGACAACTAAAGGCAATAACTACCAATATGATAAAACATTGGCATTGGTTACCAGCATGGATATGTCTAACAATAATCTCTGTGGAGATATTCCTATAAGTTTTACCAGTCTTGTAAGATTGAGATTCTGTAATTTCTCAAAAAACCATCTGACAGGTATGATCCCAAATGGCATTGGTGACATGAAAGTGCTTGAATCCATTGATCTTTCAAAAAATCAACTTTCTGGTCAAATCCCGCAAAGCATTTCGAGTTTGTCAACTTTGAGCTTCCTGAATCTATCTTATAACAATTTGTCAGGAAAGATACCTGTGGGCACTCAACTTCAAAGCTTTACTTACTCGAGTTTCCAGGGAAATGAGCTTTGCGGGCTTCCACTCTTGGTGAACTGCAGTTCAGGTGGTCAAATTCCTGATGTTGATATTGAAAAAGATGAGAGTGATGAAGATGAACTAGATTGGTTCTACATTGCAATGTCAATAGGATTTGGTCTTAGCTTTTGGGGAGTATGTTCTTGTTTGCTTTTCAAGAGATCATGGAGACATGCTTATTATCAGTTTTTAGATAGTTGTTGGGAATCCTTGCGTGTAAAGATACAAATATGGGAATGGATATGA